A window of Methanolobus sediminis contains these coding sequences:
- the mmcA gene encoding methanogenesis multiheme c-type cytochrome gives MAKLNVILIGILVVMFAAAGVYAYVGSTGNEAMSAHYMTEQTWSDSSCSGCHAGVYEEVSTSSHVEQDLKKWTSIMDYGVDVDSIDEDTMAVTYGQVHPGGGYMSDYGVDIDCMACHNQVGYDFEARAESIASGDFENANEAAIEESSEEIKSDTLYMASYMLDVLAPLPLVTEVHDEVNGAPSKALCGSNCHTADIETTAVAWTLEDSASYDVHDSVDCQECHVTEDHNIGSREYLFTSEGAHMESEVGVLECDSSGCHEGISHGTIADGHLETVSCETCHIPALPGSDATGTPVLKSFSWQNGVREDVTYDSEFTPTISWSSGVNYDALPTAQEQTDGSMLKPFNVITGTWWDEGIDAAVVADPNNSSSIGNPIAPAEVLKADADGNGNVTEEEIRSYDGNADGNADYPNAVIRHVELYYQVSHNIVSSSVGLEDPLVCADCHGSTATAIDWTSLGYEKDPAVSDPEEDFTTKTIEVTIANAKPTEVEREPAF, from the coding sequence ATGGCTAAATTAAATGTAATTCTTATAGGTATCCTCGTTGTGATGTTCGCTGCAGCTGGTGTGTATGCGTATGTAGGCAGCACCGGCAATGAAGCTATGTCTGCTCATTACATGACTGAACAGACATGGTCTGACAGTTCATGCAGTGGTTGTCACGCAGGAGTATACGAGGAAGTATCAACATCATCTCATGTTGAGCAGGACCTGAAAAAGTGGACCTCTATCATGGATTATGGTGTTGATGTTGACAGCATTGATGAAGATACAATGGCAGTAACATACGGACAGGTTCACCCCGGTGGTGGATACATGTCAGATTATGGTGTTGACATTGACTGTATGGCCTGTCACAACCAGGTTGGTTATGACTTTGAGGCACGTGCAGAAAGCATAGCTTCAGGTGACTTCGAGAATGCAAACGAAGCAGCAATCGAAGAATCAAGTGAAGAGATAAAGAGTGATACACTTTACATGGCAAGTTACATGCTTGATGTTCTGGCACCACTCCCACTTGTAACTGAAGTTCATGATGAGGTAAACGGTGCTCCAAGCAAGGCACTTTGTGGTAGCAACTGTCACACTGCTGACATTGAGACAACTGCTGTTGCATGGACTCTTGAAGATTCAGCTTCTTATGATGTTCACGATTCAGTAGACTGTCAGGAATGTCACGTGACAGAAGATCATAACATCGGCAGCCGTGAATATCTGTTCACATCTGAAGGTGCACATATGGAATCTGAAGTTGGTGTATTGGAATGTGACTCATCAGGATGTCACGAAGGTATCTCACACGGTACAATAGCTGATGGTCACCTTGAAACAGTAAGCTGTGAGACATGTCACATCCCGGCATTACCAGGCTCAGATGCTACCGGTACTCCGGTACTGAAGTCATTCAGCTGGCAGAACGGTGTCCGTGAAGATGTCACATATGATTCCGAGTTCACTCCGACAATCTCATGGTCATCAGGTGTAAATTATGATGCATTGCCAACAGCTCAGGAGCAGACCGACGGTTCCATGCTCAAACCATTTAATGTGATCACAGGTACCTGGTGGGACGAAGGAATTGATGCAGCAGTTGTTGCAGATCCGAATAACAGTTCATCCATTGGCAATCCGATAGCTCCGGCAGAAGTCCTGAAGGCAGATGCAGATGGTAATGGTAATGTTACAGAAGAAGAGATCCGCTCATATGACGGAAATGCAGATGGAAACGCAGATTATCCAAATGCGGTCATCAGGCATGTTGAGTTGTATTATCAGGTCAGCCACAATATTGTAAGTTCAAGTGTAGGTCTTGAGGACCCGCTTGTATGTGCAGATTGTCACGGTAGCACTGCAACAGCTATTGACTGGACATCTCTCGGATATGAAAAGGATCCGGCAGTAAGTGATCCTGAGGAAGATTTCACCACAAAGACTATTGAGGTAACTATTGCAAATGCAAAACCAACAGAAGTCGAAAGGGAGCCTGCATTCTAA
- a CDS encoding FAD:protein FMN transferase: MRYKTVAIVLIAVFTGLLMINYVQDLNSQSFPEQQIYSQTRSLMDTTVTITVVSSNETSATETIDNAFEKIKYVDELMNNYDNNSEISILNKEDEVTNADPELVNVINRSKYYSEKSNGAFDISIQPILDLWASKYAPGGTNQPPTPDEINETLKLVNYSAIIVEGNNVSMKEGMKITLGGVAKGYAVDAAIESLKSDGITSGFVNAGGDGRYIGTKPDGTQWRVGLQNPDKSEDAVTIMNIQDVAVATSGNYERYFSDEAKVSHIADPRTGYPSSNMISSTVIGGTAMDADALATSVFILGEKDGLAMIEKLDGVECLIITNDKEIIKSSGFSTYESN, from the coding sequence ATGAGGTATAAAACTGTTGCCATTGTACTGATTGCGGTTTTCACAGGATTATTAATGATAAATTATGTTCAGGACCTGAATTCACAGAGTTTTCCTGAACAACAGATTTACTCACAAACCAGAAGCCTGATGGATACTACTGTAACTATCACAGTCGTAAGTTCCAATGAAACATCTGCTACTGAGACAATCGATAATGCTTTTGAAAAAATAAAATATGTTGACGAATTAATGAACAACTACGACAATAATAGTGAGATCAGCATTCTCAACAAAGAGGACGAAGTAACTAATGCAGATCCAGAACTTGTCAATGTGATCAATCGTTCCAAATATTATTCTGAAAAAAGCAATGGAGCCTTTGACATCTCAATTCAGCCAATACTGGATCTATGGGCCAGCAAATATGCACCCGGTGGAACTAACCAGCCACCTACGCCAGATGAGATCAATGAAACATTGAAACTTGTTAACTATTCAGCAATAATAGTAGAAGGAAACAATGTTTCTATGAAAGAAGGAATGAAAATAACCCTTGGTGGCGTTGCAAAAGGATATGCAGTTGATGCTGCTATAGAATCACTGAAAAGTGACGGAATTACTTCAGGATTTGTAAATGCAGGTGGTGACGGAAGATACATCGGTACAAAGCCTGATGGAACTCAGTGGAGAGTAGGTTTGCAGAATCCTGATAAAAGTGAAGATGCAGTAACCATAATGAACATCCAGGATGTTGCTGTAGCAACCAGCGGAAATTATGAGAGGTATTTCAGTGATGAAGCAAAGGTCTCACACATAGCAGACCCGAGAACAGGATACCCGTCAAGTAACATGATAAGCAGCACTGTTATTGGTGGAACAGCAATGGATGCAGATGCTCTTGCAACTTCCGTATTCATACTTGGAGAAAAGGATGGACTTGCAATGATTGAGAAACTGGACGGTGTGGAATGTCTTATCATAACTAATGATAAGGAGATTATAAAGTCTTCAGGATTCTCTACCTATGAAAGCAATTAA
- the thpR gene encoding RNA 2',3'-cyclic phosphodiesterase: MRAFVAVDLPVELHEKITEIQLKFNEFKFKFVDPDLVHVTMKFLGEVPENQIPDISKALDSVKCEPFTSRVKGIGVFPKPKFAKVIWLGCEGNFDVLNEQIENCLSSFEFEPTLHRFSAHATLARVKYLPKKKKTEFLELLDELKDFEIGSMDVSSIKLKKSTLTPKGPIYETLHEVSLQ, from the coding sequence GTGAGAGCTTTTGTTGCGGTAGACCTCCCTGTGGAGTTGCATGAAAAGATTACCGAAATTCAATTGAAGTTCAATGAATTCAAATTCAAGTTTGTCGATCCTGATCTGGTGCATGTTACCATGAAATTCCTTGGTGAAGTACCGGAAAATCAGATCCCTGATATCTCAAAGGCACTCGACAGTGTGAAATGTGAACCATTCACTTCCCGGGTAAAAGGTATTGGAGTTTTCCCAAAACCTAAATTTGCCAAGGTCATCTGGCTTGGATGTGAAGGTAACTTTGATGTGCTTAATGAGCAGATTGAAAATTGTCTTTCATCTTTTGAATTTGAGCCTACTCTTCATCGGTTTAGTGCCCATGCCACTCTGGCCAGGGTGAAATATCTTCCTAAAAAGAAAAAAACAGAATTCCTTGAACTGCTTGATGAGCTGAAGGATTTTGAAATCGGTTCAATGGATGTGAGTTCCATCAAATTGAAAAAGAGTACATTGACCCCAAAAGGGCCTATTTATGAGACCCTTCATGAGGTCAGCCTGCAATAA
- a CDS encoding DNA integrity scanning protein DisA nucleotide-binding domain protein produces the protein MDSAQVVVNTAVKLAEELKSTAIIISGEANFEKPETRIPVYFASSKQKNIIDHLVASSKTKEEKTKEILDKIGQQAAGKIEHVENISAIELIMEEISEGTIIGIIESKDSYAIVVHNLEDNVIVKKMKECEERVAPEVLRAVLKIAFDISNTGREGKQIGTAFIVGDVEEVMMRSHQMILNPYAGQEESDCDLKDRKNWESVKEFAQLDGVFVISEEGIVEAAGRYLDVDAREIAVEKGLGGRHVSAAAITRDTVSIAITVSQSGGVIHIYMDGKELMYIESTERAVRFL, from the coding sequence TTGGACAGTGCACAGGTAGTTGTCAACACTGCTGTCAAGCTTGCAGAAGAGCTGAAGTCAACGGCAATAATAATATCAGGAGAAGCAAATTTTGAGAAGCCTGAGACTAGAATTCCTGTATACTTTGCAAGTAGCAAACAAAAGAATATAATTGATCACCTTGTAGCAAGCAGCAAAACCAAGGAAGAGAAAACAAAAGAGATTCTGGATAAAATAGGTCAGCAGGCTGCCGGAAAAATCGAACATGTGGAAAATATCTCTGCAATCGAACTCATAATGGAAGAGATCAGCGAAGGAACCATTATAGGCATAATCGAAAGCAAGGACTCATATGCAATCGTTGTCCACAACCTTGAAGATAATGTTATTGTGAAGAAAATGAAGGAATGTGAGGAGAGGGTTGCCCCGGAGGTCCTGCGTGCCGTTCTGAAAATTGCTTTTGATATTTCTAACACTGGACGTGAAGGTAAACAGATAGGCACTGCTTTTATTGTCGGTGATGTAGAAGAGGTCATGATGCGCTCACACCAGATGATCTTAAATCCCTATGCAGGCCAGGAAGAATCCGATTGTGATCTGAAAGACAGGAAGAACTGGGAATCTGTAAAAGAGTTTGCCCAGCTTGACGGCGTTTTTGTCATATCGGAAGAAGGCATTGTCGAAGCTGCCGGAAGATATCTGGATGTGGACGCAAGAGAAATTGCCGTTGAAAAAGGTCTTGGAGGACGTCATGTATCCGCAGCAGCGATCACAAGAGATACCGTATCCATTGCAATCACAGTTTCACAATCAGGCGGAGTCATCCACATCTACATGGATGGGAAAGAGCTTATGTATATCGAATCAACTGAGAGAGCTGTACGCTTTCTCTAA
- a CDS encoding acetate uptake transporter, giving the protein MEGEITIKDLSAASPAAVGFYGLGFAATFAGLLNSGMFSDALMVIAMAITLGGVAEVLAGWQLWQKGDTFAATAFTIFGLWWFAFSYINLAPAGLWGAPVDAASSASMGFFTLVWGLIATSLTICTLKIGVKMITVVFIVLDLTFFSLALVFFGMLPLAIAGIITLLTGIAALYLATALVFDSVGLKLPI; this is encoded by the coding sequence ATGGAAGGAGAAATTACAATTAAAGATTTGTCTGCAGCAAGTCCGGCAGCAGTAGGTTTTTACGGTCTTGGTTTTGCAGCAACATTCGCAGGATTATTGAACTCAGGCATGTTCTCAGATGCTCTTATGGTTATTGCAATGGCAATAACACTTGGTGGCGTCGCAGAAGTATTAGCAGGATGGCAGCTCTGGCAGAAAGGTGATACCTTTGCTGCAACAGCATTCACAATATTTGGTCTCTGGTGGTTTGCATTCTCATACATCAACCTTGCACCAGCAGGACTTTGGGGTGCACCAGTAGATGCAGCAAGTTCCGCATCAATGGGATTCTTCACACTCGTATGGGGTCTCATCGCAACATCACTCACAATTTGCACACTCAAGATAGGTGTGAAGATGATCACTGTGGTCTTCATAGTGCTTGACCTCACATTCTTCAGTCTTGCACTTGTGTTCTTCGGAATGCTTCCATTGGCAATTGCAGGAATTATTACCCTGCTCACAGGCATTGCAGCACTTTATCTTGCAACTGCACTTGTATTTGACTCAGTTGGACTTAAGTTGCCAATTTAA